The Acidobacteriota bacterium genomic sequence TTGTCGGTGAGCTTGCTCATGGTCGTCTTGCCGGCTGGCGCCCGGACTCCACCGGTCGGGTGTCTCGACAGGCCGGTCAGGCCCGTACCACCTTCTCAACCGCGCCCGATCCCGCGGCAGCTTGCATCGGGCTCCACTCCAATTCCCGGGGTTTGCGGTCCTTCACCACCTGCCGGGTTTCATGAAGGTGGAGGACCGTGGTCCTGACGATGTACTTGAGCCGGGCCGTGTTGTCGATCCGGGTCGGGACGGGCGCCACCGGCTCTCCCTTGGCATACTTGGCGGCGTTTTGCCCAATGGTTCGATAGGAGCTCAGGTCGAGGTTGGGGGCCTGGGGAAACAGCTCCAGGTTGTTCAAGGGCTCCAGGTCGCGCTGGTGGATGATGGTGGTCCCCTTGGACTG encodes the following:
- a CDS encoding propanediol/glycerol family dehydratase medium subunit — encoded protein: MNPREIGREPSTQSDGFLKETGEARPGKDPREIVIALGPAFGTALRATLLGIPHQEVLQALIDGIRTEGLQPRVVKIYATSDCGFIGHRGAQLSGSGIAIGIQSKGTTIIHQRDLEPLNNLELFPQAPNLDLSSYRTIGQNAAKYAKGEPVAPVPTRIDNTARLKYIVRTTVLHLHETRQVVKDRKPRELEWSPMQAAAGSGAVEKVVRA